The genome window TGCCCTCGCGACCTCCATGCAGAAACACTGGCAGGAAGGCGGCATCATCAGCCACTATGCTCCGGACCTCGGCGACCGGGGCAGGGACATCGGACTCTTCCCGTTCAAAGAACTGCAAAAACCGATCAAGTCCTTGTACGGGAGACTGCTGATCGCCAAGGACGACTGCATCGGCGTATTCTTTTTCTCCTCCCTCAAGACCGACGCGTTCACGGATTATCACCGCGGCCCCCTGCTCGACACGCTCATGAACCAGATCTCCATGGTTGCGTATAATTCTCTCCTGTACCAGAGGATCGGGGACCTGGCCAGGACCGACGGCCTCACCGGGCTGCTGAACCACCGGACGTTCATGGAAAAGCTTTCCGAGGAATACCGCCGCATCGATCGCGACGTTCGTCCCTTCTCGATCCTGCTGATGGATATCGATAAGTTCAAGAACGTCAATGACGCGTATGGCCATCCCGTGGGAGACATCGCGCTCAAGGCGGTGGCAAAAGTGCTCGAGGATACCGGCCGCGGCTCGGACTTTGTAGCGCGTTATGGAGGCGAGGAGTTCGCCATCGGCATGGTCGATACCAATATCAAGGGAGCGGAGCAGATGGCGGAACGCGTCCGGAAACTCATTGAAAAGACCGTGGCGGCCCGGGTGGGCAGCAACGACCTGATGCTTACCCTGAGCATCGGCGTCAGCAGCTTTCCCGAGGACACTAAGAACAAGGCCGACCTGGTGACCCTGGCGGACAATGCTTTGTACCATGCGAAACGGTTGGGCAGGAACCGCGTCTGCCTGCACCGGAATGTCAAGGACGCGGAACCTGCGCCATCGAAACTGGATGTATGAAAGAGGAAGCTGCACCCATACGAGAAGTAGGTCTTTTTGACTTTGAAAGGTGTTACACCAGAGAAAAACCCTTTTATCCGCAGATTTCACAGATGGGCGCAGATTTTTATAAACATAATTCAAATTCTATTTAATCTGTGAAATCTGCGTAATCTGCGGATAATATTTTGACTTCAGCAGTCACGTATTTTGCTGAATAGTTACGTTTTCTATTCAACCTTTTCCCGCATTTGGGGTCTTATAAACAGGGCACGACGCGCTTATTCTTATGGATGAAGACCTTGACCTGATCAATAGAACCATAGCGGGTGAGCGCGAGGCGTTCAATGAGCTGGTTATAAAATATCAGAGACCACTCTACTCCCTGCTCTACCGCATGGTCAGCAACCGTGACGACGCATCTGACCTGCTGCAAAAAACCATGGTTAGGGCCTTCACCGGACTCGGCTCCTTCGAGCGGCGATCAAGTTTCAAGACATGGCTTTACCAGATCGCGATCAACCTTGCCAAGAATGTCTACCGCGACCGGTCAAAGGCCGAACATGTCCCGATCGATGATGTGATCATCAGACGGGACCCTCGCACGCTTGATGCGCTGATCCAGAAAGAGAGCAGGCTTCTGCTCCGGCAGGCGCTCGCGGGGCTTCCGGAAAAACAGCGCATGACGGTCATGCTCAGGGTGCAGGAAAGCCGGAAGTTCGAGGAGATCGCGAAGATCATGCAATGCTCGCTCGGAACAGCCAAGGCAAATTATCATCATGGCGTACAAAAGTTGAAGGCGATGATGGGAGAAAAAGACAGGGGTCAGTAGTCAGGAGTCAGGGGCAGAGGAAATTACCATGTGCAATGACGAAACCATAAAAGAATTACTTCCCGCATACCGGGAACAGGTGCTTGACCCGTTGGAGAAGCTTACGGTCGTGAGCCATCTCGCGTCCTGCGACGATTGCCGCACCGAGCTTGCCCTGCTGAGCATGATGGCGGAAGAAACAGTGCCTGATCCCGGTGAAGCGTTTTGGGCCGCAATGCCTGACCGTGTATCCCAGGCTGTTCAGAAGAGCCAAACGAAAAGGAAAACCTTTGACCTCTCCTGGCTTTTGAGCCGAATGACCCTTCCGCGCTGGACGTGGGCAGCAGCAACGATGGGGACAGTTCTCATCATATCGTGGTTCTTCGTCATGCCCCTGCAGAACAGGATGGAGATGCCCCAATCGCAGGGAAATGAATTTGCCGATGAAACAGCGGCCACCGGGTCCGTCAGTGTTGCCGACCTTGACAATAACGAACTCAGCACGATCGATTCCTGGGCAGGCAGTGAACTGGCATCTATTGCTCAGGAGGCCGAACCGGTACTCGGGAACGGCAGGGATGTTGATATTTATGAGGAGCTTGAAGCTTTGAATGCGGGCGAAATTAAACGGCTTTCCAAAATGCTTGAGCAAGTTAGACAGGAGGGATAACCATGCATGCAGTGAAAATTTGTCTCATGTCTGCGCTGCTGATCTCGGTCGCCATGTCCGCTTTTGGCCAGCAGAAGCCCACATCAACACAACCCGACGGTCAGAACACTGCTGTCGCGGGTGTTCAGAATTCCGTAAAGCCGGGACTGAGTGGACCACTGTCAGAGGAGAAACGGGAAGAGATCAGAAAGAAGATAGATGCCGTCAGGATCTGGCGCCTCACTGAAGCGCTGAAGCTTGACGCAAATACCAGCGCAAAGCTGTCCTCGCTTCTCAGCGCCATCGATCGGCAGCGCAGGGGAATCCATCTGGAGCAGACAGGCACGATAAATATCTTGCGGTTTGCCGTCAGGTCGCCAAAACCGGACGAATCGATGATCAAGACCTACCTCGAAAAACTTGAGAAGAACCATCTTGCCATGTATGAACTGACCAAGAGCGAGATGAACCAACTGAAAAATATTCTCACGACCGAACAGCAGGCGCGGTACGTTGTCTTCCAGCACGAGTTCATGCGCGAGATGCGCGGCATGATCGGCGGCGCTCACGGCAATCCCGCCAAAGGTGGCATGGGTGTCGGCGGGTCAGGGAGGGGAGGCGGTCAGGGTCAGATGCGGAGCGGAACGGGACAGGAAGGTGCAACCCGTTCCCCTGAAAAATAGAACCTGCTGAGAAACCGATCCAAATAATCCTTGCAAAGGGCTTTCCAGAGCCCCCTTTTTCATGCATGCCTTTCACGGACAGGCTTCACGGCACGGAACCGGCAAAACGTTAATACGTCGGAACGTGCCATATTCCCCTCGTTCACCTGATAATTCTTATCCTTAATCCTTAGTATTCTCCCCCTTCCCCTCTCAAGATTATGCACTGTATTGCCGGGATTTATGGTATGATGCGGACTCAAAATATGCCTGTACAGGAGCGTCGCACCATGTCCAAGTCTTTTTTTTTAAAAACAAGTATCCTCTGTTTTCTCATAATTTCGTTTACGTTCCCCGGTGTTGCCTCTGCTGATGAGTTCGGGTCATCAATGACGGTGACGACTCCAAAAGTCCGGGAAGAACAAGCCGCATCGAATGAAGCGCCTGTTGAATTCAATAAAGACTATTTCAAGGGATATGGAACGGACTTCAAGAGCATGGTCACCTCCCCTGCCCGTTGGGATACTGCGGATTGGATCACGGCAACGCTCGTTACCGGCGCGGCCGTCGGCCTGTACGAAAATGACTCGAAAATTATGAAATGGGTACAGGATCACAAGACGACGACAACGAACAATATCGGCGACGTGATCACTGATTTCGGCCACGGGAAATTTACTCCGGTGATCCTCGGCGGGATGTATCTGTATGGGCATGTTGCCGATGACGGGAAAATGCGCAAGACCGTTTTGCTCTCCGTTGAAAGTTTTGTTCTGACCGGTGTTTTTGTACAGACCATCAAATACACGACACACCGGCATCGGCCGTATACCGGCGACCCTCCCCACACCTTTGACGGCCCCAGCCTTCACGGTACGAGCTCAAACTCCTCGCTCCCGTCAGGTCATGCGTCGTCAGCCTTCGCGGTCGCTGCGGTCATTGCTTCCGAATACGACAACATAATTGTTCCGCCGCTTGCCTACGGCATCGCGGCGATCACAGCTCTCAACCGTGTCTCGCACAATGCCCATTGGCCGTCCGATGCCTTTCTCGCCGCGGCGATCGGATATTTCACGGGAAAAGCAATTGTGGCTTCCCACCGGAACGTCAAAAAAAGCGATCTCAGTTTTACTCCGATAATAAGTGATGGCGGGATGGGTATGACTTTGACGTACAGATTTTAGGCTTTCCCGATCGCTGTGGCAAATGATCTCGAAGCGGCCAAAAAACGCCTTCCCCCGTGCACCCCGGTTTGATCCTTCCCCAGACCCCGGAACGAACCCGCTGTTTTATTTGTGCGGATAGATCGTTCTTCTCTATTGCAAAATCCACGTCCGGAGATTTATAATACGGGGTCGTTACAGGCGGGGGGTAATCGGGTTTGAATAAAAAAGCGGTCGCTCTCATTTCAGGGGGACTCGACAGCGTCCTTGCGGCAAAGCTCGTCATGGAGCAGGGCTTCGACCTCATCGGGCTCTACTGCAGCTCCTGCTTTTCCAAAAGCTATGGACGGGAACAGGAGACCCATGCGGCCAGGGTTTCAAAGGCCATCGGCATCGAACTCCGGATCTTCGACATGGGGCAGGACTATATCGAGATGGTCCGCAAGCCCGTACATGGCTATGGCAAAAATGTGAACCCTTGCATCGACTGCAAGATATTCATGCTCAAGAAAGCAAAGACCGTGATGGAGGAACTGAACTCGCCGTTCGTTGTCACCGGCGAGGTCCTTGGGCAGCGGCCCATGTCCCAGCGCCGCGACACCTTCCCGGTGATCGAGCGCGATGCGGATATGCGGGGCATGGTCCTCCGACCCCTATCGGCCAAGCTCCTCCCGCCCACCCGGGGTGAGCTGAACGGCGCAATAGACCGGGAGAAGCTTCTCGGCATCAGCGGCCGTTCGCGGACCGTCCAGCTTCGGCTTGCCGAACGCTACGGCATCAACGGGTACTCTACCCCTGCAGGCGGATGCCTGCTCACCGACAAGAACTTCTCGGCTAAACTGCGCGACCTGTTCGAAGACAACAAAGCCATCAATCCCAACGATATCCGGCTCCTGACCGTGGGCCGCCATTACCGGATCGATGCGGGGGTCAAGATCGTAGTCGGCCGCGATAATGGTGAAAATAATGTGCTCATGTCGCTCGCCTCGCATGGCTATCACCTTTTCATGCCTCAAGACTTCCCCGGCCCCGTGGCCTTGCTGAACGGAATACCCACCCAGGACGTGAAGCAGACCATCGGTCGCCTTATCATCACCTACAGCAAAAGGGTTCCCGGCCGCACCTATCGCATCCGATTCGGGAACGAGATATTCGATCCCGGAGAACCGCTTCCGATCGATGTCCCGGGCCTGCGCCGTGTCGGAGCGGATTGTTAGCAAACACCCTGCCCTCTCCAATTCAGCATCCATCTTAATAGCCAGGTGTCGCGAAAAAAGTCCCGTTCCAGCCCCGTGCGGCCGAAAAAATCATGCTACAATAGTAATCAACGATACTCATGAATGTACAGCCATCATGCCGTGCGCCCATGGTCTTTTCTCGAGGATAACATGCCCCGGATCACCCTACAAGCGGTCACTGCGTATCTTGAGTCCCTGTATAGTAAACCCGTACGCGTGCTCTCCATGACCACCGAGGGAAAACAGGAATCCGTCGATGACCTCAAGGCCTTTGGATACGGTTCGCCCCTGTTTCTGGATTACGAGGTCTCCGGGGAGCGGAAGAAGGCCGTGCTCGAGACCATGACGCCATCGTCCTTCGGCCATGACCACTTCTCAGACCGCGCCCAGGCTATCCTGTGGGAGCACTCGGCATTCAACAACCTCCCGCGCCACGTGCGCTCCATCGACAGCGGGGCTTTTTGGGGGTCGGGAGCCATGCTCTCCACAGGCAAGGCCCAGGAATTTTTTTTGCTGACGGACTTTGTGCAGGGGAATGGATATTTCAAAGACCTCGAACGGATAAGGAAGTCACGTGCCGTCACGGACGGGGATATTGCAAGGACCCTGGCTCTCTCTGATTACCTTGTCGAGATCCACTCCGCAAAACTCGATTCGCCCGGACTCTATACCAGAAGGATCCGTGATCTCCTGGGCCACGGCGAGTGCATCATGGGCCTGATCGACAACTACCCTCCCTCCTTTGAGTTCATCGACCAACCGCTCCTTAAAAAGATAGAGCTGGCCTGTATCGAATGGCGCTGGCGCATCAAGCATCGCACGCACCGCCTCTGCCGGGTGCACGGCGATTTTCACCCCTATAACATCCTGTTCCGGGATGGCACGGACTTCACGCTCCTCGATCGCTCACGCGGGGAATGGGGAGAACCGGCGGATGACACCACCTGCCTGAGCATAAACTATCTTTTTTCCTCGCTCATGAGCTCGGGAAAGCTTGACGGACCTTTTGAAAAAATGTTCATGTCCTTCTGGGACAACTACCTCTCCAGGACGAATGACCAGGAAATGCTCGAGGTCGCAGCGCCGTTCTTTGCCTGGCGCGGGCTGGTGATCGCAAGCCCTGTCTGGTATCCGCACCTGCCCGTGCGGACACGCCGGACCATATTCAATTTTATCCGGAATGTTCTCGCTGCCGATCGGTTCGATCCACGGGATGCGAACAGGTATCTCTCATGAATACCGAACAGGGGTTCGCCATATGGATTACCGGCATCCCGGCTTCGGGCAAAAGTTCCATAACCCGGGAGCTGGTGAAAAAACTGGCGCGGACAGGAGTTTCGGTCGTCGTTCTTGAGTCGGACGAAATGAGAAAGATACTCACCCCTGTTCCAACCTATGACCAGAAGGAGCGCGATGCCTTTTATCGGGCATTGGCACTGATCGGCGGCTTGATCACCAGGAGCGGCATGCCGGTGATCTTCGATGCAACAGCGAACAAGCGGGTCTACCGGGAGTATGCGCGTACACTTATTCCCCGCTTCGTGGAAGCATATGTAACCTGCCCTCTTGAGACGTGCATGAATC of Nitrospirota bacterium contains these proteins:
- a CDS encoding zf-HC2 domain-containing protein, which encodes MCNDETIKELLPAYREQVLDPLEKLTVVSHLASCDDCRTELALLSMMAEETVPDPGEAFWAAMPDRVSQAVQKSQTKRKTFDLSWLLSRMTLPRWTWAAATMGTVLIISWFFVMPLQNRMEMPQSQGNEFADETAATGSVSVADLDNNELSTIDSWAGSELASIAQEAEPVLGNGRDVDIYEELEALNAGEIKRLSKMLEQVRQEG
- a CDS encoding phosphatase PAP2 family protein is translated as MSKSFFLKTSILCFLIISFTFPGVASADEFGSSMTVTTPKVREEQAASNEAPVEFNKDYFKGYGTDFKSMVTSPARWDTADWITATLVTGAAVGLYENDSKIMKWVQDHKTTTTNNIGDVITDFGHGKFTPVILGGMYLYGHVADDGKMRKTVLLSVESFVLTGVFVQTIKYTTHRHRPYTGDPPHTFDGPSLHGTSSNSSLPSGHASSAFAVAAVIASEYDNIIVPPLAYGIAAITALNRVSHNAHWPSDAFLAAAIGYFTGKAIVASHRNVKKSDLSFTPIISDGGMGMTLTYRF
- a CDS encoding adenylyl-sulfate kinase, yielding MNTEQGFAIWITGIPASGKSSITRELVKKLARTGVSVVVLESDEMRKILTPVPTYDQKERDAFYRALALIGGLITRSGMPVIFDATANKRVYREYARTLIPRFVEAYVTCPLETCMNRDPKGIYGRALAGKTGTVPGIQATYEPPDKPEIQLNGRNPPELSADAVMDMLKRLLHI
- a CDS encoding aminoglycoside phosphotransferase family protein: MPRITLQAVTAYLESLYSKPVRVLSMTTEGKQESVDDLKAFGYGSPLFLDYEVSGERKKAVLETMTPSSFGHDHFSDRAQAILWEHSAFNNLPRHVRSIDSGAFWGSGAMLSTGKAQEFFLLTDFVQGNGYFKDLERIRKSRAVTDGDIARTLALSDYLVEIHSAKLDSPGLYTRRIRDLLGHGECIMGLIDNYPPSFEFIDQPLLKKIELACIEWRWRIKHRTHRLCRVHGDFHPYNILFRDGTDFTLLDRSRGEWGEPADDTTCLSINYLFSSLMSSGKLDGPFEKMFMSFWDNYLSRTNDQEMLEVAAPFFAWRGLVIASPVWYPHLPVRTRRTIFNFIRNVLAADRFDPRDANRYLS
- a CDS encoding sigma-70 family RNA polymerase sigma factor, which codes for MDEDLDLINRTIAGEREAFNELVIKYQRPLYSLLYRMVSNRDDASDLLQKTMVRAFTGLGSFERRSSFKTWLYQIAINLAKNVYRDRSKAEHVPIDDVIIRRDPRTLDALIQKESRLLLRQALAGLPEKQRMTVMLRVQESRKFEEIAKIMQCSLGTAKANYHHGVQKLKAMMGEKDRGQ